From a single Populus trichocarpa isolate Nisqually-1 chromosome 17, P.trichocarpa_v4.1, whole genome shotgun sequence genomic region:
- the LOC18107212 gene encoding uncharacterized protein LOC18107212 — protein sequence MSDWGPVFVAVVLFILLTPGLLIQMPGHHRFIEFGNFKTSGVSILVHSILYFALICIFLLAVGVHMYVGS from the coding sequence ATGTCGGATTGGGGGCCGGTATTTGTGGCGGTGGTGCTATTTATACTCTTAACACCAGGTTTGCTGATTCAGATGCCGGGTCATCACCGATTCATAGAATTTGGCAACTTCAAGACTAGCGGAGTTTCCATACTGGTTCACTCCATCCTCTACTTCGCTCTCATTTGCATCTTCTTGCTTGCTGTTGGTGTCCACATGTATGTTGGTTCATAG
- the LOC18107213 gene encoding uncharacterized protein LOC18107213 has product MNDWAASLIAAALFAFLSPGLVFQMPGKERPLDFMNMKTSLAAIFVHLVIYGLLLVLFLVILHVHLYV; this is encoded by the coding sequence ATGAACGACTGGGCTGCTTCTCTCATAGCTGCTGCTTTGTTTGCGTTCCTGTCACCAGGTTTGGTCTTTCAAATGCCAGGGAAGGAACGACCCCTTGATTTCATGAATATGAAGACGAGTCTAGCTGCCATATTTGTTCATTTGGTTATCTACGGTCTGCTTCTTGTTCTGTTTCTCGTTATTCTTCACGTCCACCTTTATGTCTAG
- the LOC112325568 gene encoding uncharacterized protein LOC112325568: protein MADWGPVLIGVVLFVLLTPGLLFQLPGNSKQVEFGSLKTNGMAVAVHTLIFFAVYAVLILAVHVHIYTG, encoded by the coding sequence ATGGCAGACTGGGGGCCAGTGTTGATAGGGGTGGTGCTGTTTGTGTTGCTTACACCAGGTCTTTTGTTTCAGTTACCAGGTAACAGCAAACAAGTGGAGTTTGGGAGTTTGAAGACGAATGGCATGGCTGTAGCTGTGCATACTCTCATCTTTTTCGCTGTCTATGCTGTTCTCATCTTGGCTGTTCATGTTCACATCTATACTGGCTGA
- the LOC18107215 gene encoding uncharacterized protein LOC18107215, giving the protein MKADWGPVVVAVVLFIVLSPGLLFQLPARTRVVEFGNMYTSGISILVHAVIYFCIITILIIAIGVHIHAN; this is encoded by the coding sequence ATGAAAGCCGATTGGGGACCGGTTGTTGTTGCAGTGGTTTTGTTCATTGTCCTGTCACCAGGGCTATTGTTCCAGCTACCAGCAAGAACAAGAGTAGTAGAATTTGGGAACATGTACACAAGTGGGATTTCCATTCTAGTTCATGCTGTTATATACTTTTGCATAATCACGATCCTGATCATCGCAATAGGTGTTCACATACATGCCAACTGA
- the LOC18107216 gene encoding uncharacterized protein LOC18107216, whose translation MGDWGPVVVALVLFVLLTPGLLFQLPGNSRVIEFCNRKTSGLSIFVHTVIFFGLITIFLIAVGVHIYTG comes from the coding sequence ATGGGAGATTGGGGACCAGTGGTAGTAGCTTTGGTTCTGTTTGTTCTGTTGACACCGGGACTGCTTTTCCAGCTACCAGGGAATAGCCGAGTGATAGAATTCTGCAACAGGAAAACCAGTGGGCTCTCTATATTTGTTCATACCGTTATCTTCTTTGGCCTCATAACCATTTTTCTCATCGCAGTTGGTGTCCATATTTACACTGGATAA